A window from Gottschalkiaceae bacterium SANA encodes these proteins:
- a CDS encoding glucose-6-phosphate isomerase has protein sequence MIRINQTKAGVSTNEMDAWKEKAIAANRALHEGTGKGADYLGWVNLPETMDPAILKAVEEAAKRIQAQSEVLVVIGIGGSYLGSKAAIETLNHSFYNLQSNEDRRGPVVLFAGHQISGRYTKQLIDWIGEKDFSVNVISKSGTTTEPAIAFRALKKILEERYGKDGARERIYVTTDEKRGALRTLADQEGYTSFVIPDVVGGRYSIFTPVGLLPIAATGVSIAEMMAGAKKAQEDCALEEIEKNPALQYAILRNCLLADGKTIEILANYEPSLHFIAEWWKQLYGESEGKDGLGIFPSSVDFSTDLHSMGQYIQDGPRNLFETVLHLASIEEDLVIEEDEQNLDQLNYLAGKTFAEVNQSAFEGTLLAHVDGGVPNIIIEMEKMDPETFGYLIYFFEKACGISGYLLGVNPFDQPGVEAYKRNMFALLGKAGYEELARQLKSR, from the coding sequence ATGATTCGAATCAATCAAACAAAAGCAGGTGTCTCAACGAACGAGATGGATGCATGGAAAGAAAAAGCAATTGCGGCTAACCGGGCTTTGCATGAAGGAACAGGGAAAGGTGCAGATTATTTGGGTTGGGTGAATCTGCCGGAAACCATGGACCCCGCAATTTTAAAGGCTGTTGAAGAGGCGGCCAAGCGCATTCAAGCGCAGTCCGAGGTTTTGGTGGTGATTGGAATCGGGGGATCATATCTGGGTTCAAAAGCAGCCATTGAAACCTTGAATCATTCCTTCTATAATCTGCAGTCCAATGAAGATCGTCGAGGTCCAGTGGTATTGTTTGCTGGACATCAGATTTCAGGGCGCTATACCAAGCAATTGATTGATTGGATCGGCGAAAAAGATTTTTCTGTCAATGTAATCAGCAAGTCCGGAACCACAACGGAACCGGCGATTGCATTTCGCGCATTGAAGAAGATTTTAGAAGAACGATATGGTAAAGATGGTGCACGAGAAAGAATCTATGTGACAACGGATGAAAAACGGGGCGCCTTGCGCACTTTGGCGGATCAGGAAGGATATACAAGTTTTGTGATCCCAGATGTTGTAGGTGGTCGATATTCGATCTTTACGCCAGTGGGTTTATTGCCGATTGCCGCAACGGGTGTATCCATTGCTGAAATGATGGCGGGCGCAAAAAAAGCGCAAGAAGATTGTGCATTGGAAGAAATTGAAAAAAATCCCGCATTGCAATATGCAATATTACGAAATTGCCTTTTAGCGGATGGAAAGACCATTGAAATCTTAGCAAATTATGAACCGTCGCTTCATTTTATTGCGGAATGGTGGAAGCAATTGTACGGTGAGAGTGAAGGCAAAGATGGTCTTGGTATTTTTCCATCTTCTGTTGATTTTTCAACAGATCTTCATTCCATGGGTCAATATATTCAGGATGGACCACGAAATCTCTTTGAGACCGTTTTGCATCTAGCATCTATAGAAGAAGACTTGGTGATCGAAGAGGATGAGCAAAATTTGGATCAATTGAACTATTTGGCTGGCAAAACCTTTGCGGAGGTGAATCAAAGCGCGTTTGAGGGAACCCTTTTGGCACATGTTGACGGAGGTGTACCCAATATCATCATCGAAATGGAGAAGATGGATCCAGAAACCTTTGGATATTTGATTTATTTCTTCGAGAAGGCCTGTGGCATTAGTGGATATCTTTTGGGTGTCAATCCCTTTGATCAACCGGGTGTTGAAGCCTACAAACGAAATATGTTTGCTTTGCTAGGGAAAGCTGGATATGAAGAATTGGCTCGTCAACTAAAGAGTCGTTAA
- a CDS encoding PLP-dependent aminotransferase family protein, whose protein sequence is MIFHYPMDKKQKMPLYLQLYRNLRKNIREGKLEAGSRLPAIREMKEITDLSRTTVENAYQQLMMEGYIESHHKVGYFVLPLEIAEPPGPKIQAREESESYGMKTPVMENMGVDPTSFDFGLWRKLHAQILREQSGDLIRSGDVTGEMALKLQLREQLRRDRGVDCLPEQIVIGAGVQVLLGMLLPLLPDKMRRVGLEDPGFVKAQYVFEDYGWKTVKIPLVDGGMDVERLQESSSRVAYVSPSHQYPTGTVMSVAKREALLRWAESESGMIIEDDYDSYLRYSGNPIPALQGMDRNDRVVYLGSLSKLLLPSLRISYMILPMPMLKKFTSNKKRMTPSASKIDQLTLAKFIEEGHYERHLRRIRKIYRKKNTLLDELLTRDAGDLISVLGTESGVHLLLEMQKPLPVGEIVSQAYDKGIYLEEIESIDPNRQLLLFPYSGILYTKIEAVCGQLMEILKGSESDEGAVGSA, encoded by the coding sequence ATGATATTTCATTATCCCATGGATAAAAAACAAAAGATGCCCTTATACTTGCAATTGTACAGGAATTTGCGCAAGAATATTCGAGAAGGTAAATTGGAGGCGGGCTCGCGTCTGCCGGCGATTCGCGAAATGAAGGAGATTACAGACTTGAGCCGTACCACTGTTGAGAATGCCTATCAGCAATTGATGATGGAAGGATATATTGAAAGCCATCACAAAGTGGGGTATTTTGTCTTGCCTCTGGAAATTGCGGAACCACCAGGTCCTAAGATACAAGCACGTGAAGAATCAGAAAGCTATGGCATGAAAACACCTGTCATGGAAAACATGGGGGTGGATCCGACCAGTTTTGATTTTGGTCTTTGGAGAAAACTTCACGCCCAGATTCTTAGGGAACAGAGTGGGGACTTGATTCGGAGCGGAGATGTAACGGGTGAGATGGCCTTAAAGTTGCAATTGAGGGAACAATTGCGACGGGATCGCGGCGTAGATTGTTTGCCGGAGCAGATTGTTATCGGCGCCGGAGTGCAGGTGCTCTTGGGTATGCTTTTGCCCCTTTTACCGGACAAAATGCGCCGTGTTGGCTTGGAGGATCCAGGTTTTGTCAAGGCGCAATATGTCTTTGAGGACTATGGATGGAAAACAGTAAAGATACCCCTGGTTGACGGTGGGATGGATGTAGAGCGGTTGCAAGAAAGCAGCAGTCGTGTAGCCTATGTAAGCCCGTCTCATCAGTATCCGACAGGAACGGTTATGTCTGTTGCCAAGCGAGAAGCTCTCCTACGCTGGGCCGAAAGTGAATCTGGGATGATTATTGAGGATGACTATGACAGTTATTTGCGATATTCGGGGAATCCAATTCCTGCTCTACAGGGCATGGACCGAAATGATCGTGTGGTATATTTGGGTTCCTTGTCGAAACTGCTGCTGCCTTCCTTGCGGATCAGCTATATGATTTTACCCATGCCAATGTTAAAAAAATTTACAAGCAACAAAAAAAGGATGACACCCAGCGCTTCGAAAATTGATCAGTTGACCTTGGCGAAGTTTATAGAAGAGGGGCATTATGAGCGACATTTGCGACGGATTCGGAAGATATACCGAAAGAAAAATACCCTGCTTGACGAACTGCTAACCCGTGACGCTGGGGATTTGATTTCTGTTTTGGGAACGGAGTCTGGGGTGCATTTGCTTTTAGAAATGCAGAAGCCTTTGCCTGTAGGGGAAATTGTTAGTCAGGCTTATGACAAAGGAATATACTTAGAAGAGATTGAATCCATCGATCCAAACCGTCAGCTTTTGTTGTTTCCATATAGTGGAATTTTATACACGAAAATTGAAGCGGTTTGTGGACAATTGATGGAAATTTTGAAAGGAAGTGAGTCGGATGAAGGGGCGGTTGGCAGCGCTTAA
- the murC gene encoding UDP-N-acetylmuramate--L-alanine ligase, protein MNINWKNQNQTIHFIGIGGISMSALAEILLRRGYRITGSDRNASPLTEHLESLGATIHQGHQKEWVHGADQIVYTSAIHPDNPERQEAARLKIPQHKRASLLGALMEDHEISIAISGTHGKTTTTGILAAILLEAKTESTILNGGNTDVMGGNLSITGDRIFVTEACEYKENFLELQPTHTAILNIDADHLDYFKDLNHIESAFLRFANILPDKGTLVTHHDLLAIFKDLDARIFSFSLDESGDYYPANAKHTTMGWTFNLMKQGRNLGLIDLSLPGNHNLENALAAIALADSIGIEFSHIQHALATFTGVHRRMEKKGEQNGIIVYDDYAHHPTAIQAALSAIRPRVQGRLFCVFQSHTFTRTHKLFREFSQCFYDADLVLMDDIYPAREKDTGLVHARDLTQAIVENGTDCRYLGTRDRMIAYLKENVQPGDWIVTVGAGDINKVGERFLDKP, encoded by the coding sequence ATCGGGATCGGAGGGATCAGTATGAGTGCTTTGGCTGAGATACTCCTTCGGCGCGGTTACCGCATCACAGGATCCGACCGCAACGCCTCTCCCCTGACTGAACATCTAGAATCTTTGGGTGCAACCATCCATCAAGGTCACCAGAAAGAATGGGTTCATGGCGCGGATCAAATCGTTTATACCTCTGCCATTCACCCAGATAATCCCGAACGGCAGGAAGCAGCTCGGTTGAAAATACCTCAACATAAGCGTGCAAGCCTATTAGGCGCATTAATGGAGGATCATGAAATCTCTATCGCTATTTCCGGCACCCACGGAAAAACAACCACGACCGGCATTCTTGCCGCGATCCTTCTAGAAGCGAAAACTGAATCCACCATCCTTAACGGTGGCAATACCGATGTAATGGGTGGCAATCTATCCATCACAGGGGATCGTATTTTTGTGACTGAAGCCTGCGAGTATAAGGAAAACTTCCTTGAACTCCAACCGACTCATACCGCGATTCTCAATATTGATGCCGATCATCTCGATTATTTTAAAGATTTAAACCATATCGAATCTGCATTTTTACGCTTTGCGAATATCCTGCCTGATAAAGGCACCTTGGTTACACACCATGATTTGCTAGCGATATTTAAGGACCTGGATGCTAGAATCTTTAGCTTTTCTCTGGACGAATCCGGAGATTATTATCCGGCAAATGCCAAACACACCACAATGGGCTGGACCTTCAACTTGATGAAACAAGGAAGAAACTTAGGATTGATCGATCTGTCGCTGCCTGGCAATCACAACCTGGAAAATGCCCTGGCAGCAATCGCCCTAGCAGACTCCATTGGCATTGAGTTTTCCCATATTCAACATGCTTTAGCCACATTTACCGGTGTTCATCGCCGTATGGAAAAGAAGGGTGAGCAAAACGGCATCATCGTATATGACGATTACGCCCATCATCCAACAGCAATTCAAGCTGCCTTATCCGCCATTCGACCCCGGGTACAAGGACGACTGTTTTGTGTTTTTCAATCTCATACCTTTACCCGCACCCATAAGCTCTTTCGTGAATTCTCTCAATGTTTCTATGATGCGGACCTGGTTCTGATGGACGATATCTATCCAGCTCGTGAAAAAGATACAGGACTGGTTCATGCCCGTGATTTAACACAAGCGATCGTTGAGAACGGAACCGATTGTCGATACCTCGGTACCCGCGATCGCATGATCGCCTATTTAAAAGAAAATGTCCAGCCCGGTGACTGGATCGTCACAGTAGGTGCTGGCGATATTAACAAGGTCGGCGAACGTTTTTTAGACAAACCATAA
- a CDS encoding sodium-dependent transporter has translation MSRDNWGSRTAFVLAAVGSAAGLGNVWRFPYMAAQNGGGAFLLPYFIALFTAGIPLLIFEFYLGHRYQTGAPTAMQNISEKWEPLGWLSVFVSFAIVCYYPVIMAWVFNYLWHAFSLAWEGDTAGFFFGQILSLSDGPAADFGLKIPILIGLLLTWFFIWWSIRDGVKSVGVVVKVTVTLPIVMLIILAIRGVTLPGAVDGINYYLNPDFSKLTNWKVWADAYGQIFFSLSVAFGVMVAYSSFLPKDSDVTNNAIMTALANCGTSFLGGFAVFGTLGYMAQVQGAYVGDVAGSGGLGMAFVVFPEALATLPFGRVAFALIFFIMLLTLGIDSAFSLVESVSTALADKFAWNRKKTTIGVVAVAGVFSLIFATKSGLYWLDVVDRYVNQFGIIGVAFLEAIMIVTSIKAETIRNYVNEVSEVHLGKWFNYLLGLVTPLILGVILTGNIYNEITDLAAGTLYEGYPMWVIAVGGYGVLAALVIASFIFGLKKTAVNVEE, from the coding sequence ATGAGTCGCGATAATTGGGGGAGCCGTACTGCTTTTGTATTGGCTGCCGTTGGTTCTGCAGCAGGTCTGGGTAACGTATGGAGATTTCCATATATGGCTGCGCAAAATGGTGGAGGCGCTTTTTTACTACCGTACTTTATTGCCCTGTTTACAGCAGGGATACCGCTTTTGATTTTTGAGTTTTACTTGGGGCACCGCTATCAAACTGGTGCACCGACTGCGATGCAAAATATCAGTGAAAAATGGGAGCCTTTGGGATGGCTGTCCGTATTCGTTAGTTTTGCAATTGTTTGTTATTATCCCGTCATTATGGCGTGGGTGTTCAATTACTTATGGCATGCCTTTTCTTTGGCATGGGAAGGCGATACAGCGGGATTCTTCTTTGGTCAGATTCTGTCCTTGTCTGATGGACCGGCAGCTGATTTTGGTTTGAAGATTCCGATTCTGATTGGATTACTTTTGACATGGTTCTTTATTTGGTGGTCAATCCGTGACGGTGTAAAATCTGTAGGAGTCGTTGTTAAAGTGACCGTTACCTTGCCAATCGTTATGTTGATTATCTTGGCCATCCGTGGCGTGACCCTGCCAGGAGCCGTTGATGGAATCAACTACTATTTAAATCCTGACTTTAGCAAACTTACAAATTGGAAGGTTTGGGCGGATGCCTATGGGCAGATCTTCTTTAGTTTATCGGTGGCCTTTGGCGTTATGGTTGCATATTCCAGTTTCTTGCCAAAGGATTCTGATGTGACGAACAATGCGATAATGACAGCCCTAGCAAACTGCGGGACCTCTTTCTTGGGTGGATTTGCAGTCTTTGGAACCCTCGGATATATGGCGCAGGTTCAAGGTGCCTATGTTGGCGATGTTGCAGGTTCTGGTGGTTTGGGCATGGCCTTTGTGGTCTTCCCAGAAGCCTTAGCGACCTTGCCGTTTGGTCGGGTGGCGTTTGCGTTGATCTTCTTTATCATGCTTTTGACTCTAGGAATCGATTCAGCCTTCTCTTTGGTTGAATCTGTATCGACAGCATTAGCCGATAAGTTTGCCTGGAACCGCAAGAAAACAACCATCGGTGTGGTTGCAGTTGCTGGTGTGTTCAGCTTGATCTTCGCGACCAAGTCTGGTTTGTACTGGCTAGATGTTGTTGATCGTTATGTCAATCAATTTGGCATTATCGGCGTTGCCTTCTTGGAAGCCATTATGATTGTGACTTCTATCAAGGCAGAAACCATTCGAAACTATGTCAACGAGGTGTCCGAAGTTCATCTTGGAAAATGGTTTAACTATCTATTGGGATTGGTTACACCATTGATATTGGGTGTTATTTTGACAGGCAATATCTACAATGAAATTACTGACTTGGCAGCAGGCACACTCTATGAAGGATATCCAATGTGGGTAATCGCAGTTGGCGGATATGGCGTCTTGGCGGCATTAGTTATTGCGTCCTTCATTTTTGGTCTGAAGAAGACGGCTGTCAACGTGGAAGAATAG
- the feoB_1 gene encoding ferrous iron transport protein B encodes MKELVLAGNPNAGKTTLFNELTGARQSVGNWPGVTVEKKQGKFTYQDENWVVTDLPGTYSLSPYSMEEKIAGDYIVAQNPAVVINIIDASNLERNLYLTLQLLELQQPTVIAMNMMDIVARWQIELNIKKLSEKLGVPIIPISASQAEGLEELRQAVSEVSKDPSIGMGNPLTFSKEIEALIQKLMIDYKLEDGGHRARWQAIRIIEEDLDVCDALGVEIEHLYDHQRTEITHLRYRYIHDLIDRVMKRPDRFESMTEKADKMLMHPWFGLPIFGFFMFLVFKLTFSLGGLFAGPVEGFFGWLSMNVGSILTNLHVAEWMISLITDGVIAGVGGVLVFLPNIAFLFLALAILEDSGYMARVAFIMDRFMRKVGLSGKAFIPLLMGFGCSVPAVMATRSLESDRDRKAAMMMIPFMSCGARMPIYMLFSSIFFPGREAIVTFFLYFLGILVAVLMGTIFKDTLFKGSGDPFIMEMPSYHTPTMKTVGRSVREEVGNYIVKAGTVILAASVVLWGLLNFNMHGMVEMVDSFGAQIGHWIAPIFAPMGFGNWQSSLSLITGIVAKETIVANISIIFGMGEAAGQAALNGDTSSMLTGIQAAFPLAAAFAFLIFSLLYTPCVATLAVIKRETKSWRWMFFSASYTFAVAWIYAVTGYALASRFSVGISGFALAVGTMGLIGLRTHQKSRKEEFEWEQS; translated from the coding sequence ATGAAAGAATTGGTTTTGGCGGGGAACCCCAATGCGGGAAAAACAACGTTATTTAATGAATTGACAGGCGCGCGGCAAAGTGTAGGGAATTGGCCAGGCGTAACTGTAGAAAAAAAACAAGGGAAATTCACCTATCAGGATGAAAATTGGGTGGTTACGGATTTACCAGGCACCTATAGTCTTTCCCCTTACTCAATGGAGGAGAAAATTGCAGGTGATTATATTGTGGCACAAAATCCTGCCGTTGTTATCAATATTATCGATGCGTCGAATTTGGAAAGAAACTTGTATTTGACCCTGCAACTTTTGGAATTGCAGCAGCCAACCGTAATTGCTATGAATATGATGGATATTGTTGCACGATGGCAGATTGAATTAAATATAAAGAAATTGTCAGAAAAACTGGGTGTCCCCATTATACCTATTTCCGCTAGTCAGGCTGAGGGTTTGGAAGAACTTCGACAAGCTGTATCAGAGGTTTCAAAAGATCCATCTATTGGGATGGGAAATCCATTGACGTTTTCCAAGGAAATTGAAGCCTTGATTCAGAAATTAATGATTGATTACAAATTGGAAGATGGCGGTCATCGTGCAAGATGGCAGGCAATTCGCATTATTGAAGAGGACTTGGATGTATGCGATGCCTTGGGCGTTGAGATTGAGCATCTTTATGATCATCAGCGAACGGAGATTACACATCTTCGCTATCGTTATATTCATGATCTGATTGATCGAGTGATGAAACGGCCAGACCGGTTTGAGTCCATGACGGAGAAGGCAGATAAGATGTTAATGCACCCCTGGTTTGGATTGCCAATCTTCGGATTTTTTATGTTTTTGGTGTTCAAGCTGACCTTTAGTTTGGGTGGTTTGTTTGCTGGACCTGTGGAAGGATTTTTCGGCTGGCTTTCGATGAATGTGGGCTCGATTTTGACAAACTTACATGTAGCGGAGTGGATGATTTCCTTAATTACCGATGGTGTCATTGCCGGAGTTGGTGGTGTATTGGTATTTTTACCGAATATCGCATTTTTATTCCTAGCTTTAGCTATTCTTGAAGACAGCGGTTATATGGCTCGAGTTGCTTTTATTATGGATCGATTTATGCGCAAGGTGGGATTAAGTGGCAAGGCATTTATTCCATTATTGATGGGATTTGGCTGTTCCGTTCCGGCTGTGATGGCGACACGGAGTTTGGAAAGTGATCGGGATCGAAAGGCAGCCATGATGATGATTCCCTTTATGTCCTGTGGGGCTCGCATGCCGATTTATATGCTTTTTTCATCGATCTTTTTCCCGGGTAGAGAAGCGATCGTCACCTTCTTTCTGTACTTTTTGGGAATTCTGGTTGCGGTGTTGATGGGAACCATCTTTAAAGATACCTTGTTCAAAGGCTCGGGTGATCCCTTCATTATGGAAATGCCGAGCTATCATACTCCAACGATGAAAACGGTTGGACGTAGTGTTAGAGAAGAAGTCGGCAATTATATTGTAAAAGCTGGAACTGTGATTCTAGCTGCATCAGTAGTTCTTTGGGGATTATTGAATTTTAATATGCATGGAATGGTAGAGATGGTTGATAGCTTCGGTGCGCAAATTGGACATTGGATCGCGCCGATTTTTGCGCCAATGGGCTTTGGAAATTGGCAGTCGTCTTTATCTTTGATAACGGGTATTGTTGCGAAAGAAACCATTGTTGCGAATATATCCATTATATTCGGTATGGGTGAGGCAGCTGGTCAAGCAGCTCTGAATGGAGATACATCCAGTATGCTTACAGGTATTCAAGCAGCATTCCCCTTGGCAGCGGCATTTGCTTTCTTGATCTTCAGTCTCTTGTATACGCCGTGTGTGGCAACGTTGGCGGTTATTAAAAGGGAGACGAAATCTTGGCGATGGATGTTTTTCTCTGCCAGCTACACTTTTGCGGTGGCATGGATTTACGCTGTGACTGGCTATGCACTGGCATCACGTTTTTCAGTAGGAATTTCTGGGTTTGCTTTGGCCGTGGGCACCATGGGGCTGATCGGTCTGCGCACGCATCAAAAGTCAAGAAAGGAAGAATTCGAATGGGAACAATCATAA
- the abc-f_2 gene encoding ABC-F type ribosomal protection protein encodes MMDYREGAAHYGATTVFAGVSFHIAPKERIGLVGVNGCGKTTLLKILAGKMEGEGRMTLRRNTSVKILEQDLAPSKESIGSILKGAFSDVDASRERLNEYELEMAEKPDELERIMPLYLSELENYQEIGGYQVEEKANRMKQGLKIPESWLERSMDSLSGGERFRVRLARALLEEPDLMLLDEPTNHLDLPTIVWLEDYLLQTSMALLIVSHDRYFLDRIVEKVFELHPDHMEEYHGNYSYYQTERERRFLESLKHFELHQKKIQRMEAQIERFRIWGKMRDSEVMYKRAKELEKRLVKLEARTPGKPWIPETRFALRSSQTRRSGKEVLQLKGISKFFGENEVLKDIDLLLRYQENIALLGRNGAGKSTLFKVVLGELEPDAGEIRIGPSTQIAFMPQEIYLDSERSILDYWEKTREIVTLDARRELAQLGFRGDHVFAPMMGLSGGERRRLALGAMMKNAPNTLILDEPTNHLDLDAREILESELQKFTGTVLFASHDRYFIEKMADRLLFLEDGTLRTVDSLEEAFFPEEEDEPKQIIKKKKRNDRRRSDQPEKKRREVEARVVELENEIERLDQELNFENHSVEELQHLFDMKVKWEEEWENLSEYLETEENEL; translated from the coding sequence ATGATGGATTATCGAGAAGGAGCCGCACATTATGGGGCCACCACGGTCTTTGCGGGTGTTTCTTTTCATATAGCGCCAAAGGAACGAATTGGACTGGTTGGTGTCAATGGGTGTGGAAAAACAACATTGTTGAAGATCTTGGCCGGTAAGATGGAGGGGGAGGGACGCATGACCCTTCGCCGGAATACGAGTGTCAAGATTTTGGAACAGGACCTAGCACCCTCAAAAGAGTCAATTGGAAGCATTCTTAAGGGTGCTTTTTCAGATGTGGATGCCTCGCGAGAACGCTTGAATGAGTATGAGCTGGAGATGGCGGAAAAACCCGATGAGTTGGAGCGTATTATGCCGCTCTATCTGTCAGAGCTGGAAAATTATCAGGAGATTGGGGGCTATCAGGTAGAAGAGAAAGCCAATCGCATGAAACAAGGCCTGAAAATTCCCGAAAGCTGGCTGGAGCGATCCATGGACAGTCTAAGTGGCGGGGAGCGATTTCGAGTGCGTTTGGCACGGGCTTTATTGGAAGAACCGGACTTGATGCTTTTGGATGAGCCGACCAACCATCTGGATTTGCCGACCATTGTTTGGCTGGAAGACTATCTCTTGCAGACCAGTATGGCTCTATTGATTGTTTCTCACGACCGATACTTTTTGGATCGCATTGTGGAGAAGGTATTTGAATTACACCCCGACCATATGGAGGAGTATCACGGTAATTATAGTTACTATCAGACTGAACGGGAAAGACGGTTTTTGGAATCCTTGAAACATTTTGAATTGCATCAGAAGAAGATTCAGCGAATGGAAGCCCAGATCGAGCGCTTTCGCATATGGGGAAAGATGCGTGATAGCGAAGTCATGTATAAGCGCGCCAAGGAGTTGGAAAAACGGTTGGTAAAACTGGAGGCAAGAACTCCGGGCAAGCCCTGGATTCCAGAAACTCGATTTGCCCTGCGTTCATCGCAAACGCGAAGGTCTGGCAAAGAGGTGCTTCAGTTGAAGGGGATTTCTAAGTTTTTTGGAGAAAATGAGGTCTTGAAGGATATTGATTTATTGCTTCGATATCAAGAAAACATTGCCTTGTTGGGACGGAATGGAGCGGGGAAATCCACTCTGTTTAAAGTCGTCTTGGGGGAATTGGAACCGGATGCGGGAGAGATTCGTATTGGCCCTTCTACCCAGATTGCCTTTATGCCTCAGGAAATCTATTTGGATTCCGAACGCAGTATTTTGGATTATTGGGAAAAGACTCGGGAAATTGTGACTCTTGACGCCCGTCGGGAATTGGCACAGTTGGGTTTTCGTGGGGACCATGTTTTTGCACCTATGATGGGATTGTCGGGCGGCGAACGTCGAAGATTAGCCCTTGGCGCCATGATGAAGAATGCTCCAAATACCTTGATCTTGGATGAGCCTACCAATCATTTGGATTTGGACGCACGAGAGATCCTCGAAAGCGAGCTGCAAAAATTTACAGGAACCGTGCTTTTTGCATCCCATGATCGATATTTTATTGAAAAGATGGCGGATCGTCTTCTCTTTTTAGAAGATGGGACTTTGCGAACGGTGGATTCGTTGGAAGAGGCTTTTTTCCCAGAGGAGGAAGATGAGCCAAAACAAATTATTAAGAAAAAGAAAAGAAACGATCGAAGAAGATCAGATCAGCCAGAGAAAAAACGCAGGGAAGTAGAAGCTCGAGTTGTGGAATTAGAGAATGAAATTGAGCGTTTGGATCAGGAATTGAATTTTGAAAACCATTCTGTGGAAGAATTACAACATTTGTTTGATATGAAAGTAAAATGGGAAGAAGAATGGGAAAACCTTTCGGAGTACTTAGAGACAGAGGAGAATGAATTGTAA
- the nagA_2 gene encoding N-acetylglucosamine-6-phosphate deacetylase: METWWIKSKRIVFPDGVSSGAILVEKGKIQAIQRGESAAFSEGKKVDVGDRWIVPGLIDMHIHGSGGWAVGSSDPKDLLGLSDYLPSVGVTAFQPSTSGAMFEDLIEELGAIATAMDRQTSGARMIGIHMEGTFLNPKKKGAFPAEVLLKPTVEKMQAFLDAGQGKIQHVSMAPEIEGAEAVIHFLRDKGILVAGAHTDATYEETMRGIEWGVALSNHTCNAQRSIHHRDPGALGAYLLSDVDCELISDFVHVHPQMMEMIRRLKGVEKIALVSDAILAAGVAPGRYVFEGREIIIGEGGGSTLPDGTIAGSTGNLLLGFQNWVKVLGVSMEEASVMASRNPARITEVLDRKGSIEIGKDADLLVLDSDLSLDMTVCEGRVAYRKDEKKDRTNPAFREYLVQ; the protein is encoded by the coding sequence ATGGAAACTTGGTGGATCAAGAGTAAACGAATTGTTTTTCCGGACGGCGTTTCATCCGGGGCGATTTTGGTTGAAAAGGGTAAGATTCAGGCAATCCAGCGTGGAGAAAGTGCGGCGTTTTCTGAAGGAAAAAAAGTGGATGTTGGCGATCGATGGATTGTGCCAGGATTGATTGATATGCATATCCATGGTTCTGGCGGCTGGGCGGTAGGCAGTTCTGATCCAAAGGACCTTCTGGGATTGTCGGATTACTTGCCCAGTGTCGGTGTAACAGCATTTCAACCGTCGACTAGCGGTGCTATGTTCGAGGATTTGATTGAAGAGCTAGGGGCGATTGCGACGGCTATGGATCGACAAACATCCGGTGCGCGAATGATCGGGATCCATATGGAAGGAACCTTTTTAAATCCCAAGAAAAAGGGTGCTTTTCCGGCTGAGGTCTTATTGAAGCCGACTGTTGAAAAGATGCAAGCCTTTTTGGATGCGGGACAAGGAAAAATTCAGCATGTGAGCATGGCACCGGAGATCGAAGGAGCAGAGGCGGTGATTCACTTCTTGAGAGACAAGGGAATCCTTGTGGCGGGCGCTCATACGGATGCAACGTATGAAGAAACTATGCGTGGCATTGAATGGGGAGTGGCTCTTTCTAACCATACTTGCAATGCGCAGCGATCCATTCATCATCGGGACCCCGGCGCTTTGGGGGCGTATTTATTGTCTGACGTGGATTGTGAATTGATTAGTGATTTTGTGCATGTACACCCGCAGATGATGGAGATGATTCGTCGGTTGAAGGGTGTAGAGAAGATTGCGCTGGTTTCCGATGCCATTCTGGCTGCAGGTGTTGCGCCGGGACGCTATGTTTTTGAGGGGAGAGAGATCATCATTGGTGAGGGTGGCGGCAGCACATTGCCGGATGGAACCATTGCTGGCAGTACAGGAAACTTGCTTTTGGGTTTTCAAAACTGGGTGAAGGTTTTGGGGGTTTCTATGGAAGAGGCTAGTGTGATGGCATCGAGAAATCCGGCGCGGATTACCGAGGTGTTGGATCGAAAAGGAAGCATTGAAATTGGAAAGGACGCAGATCTTTTGGTCTTGGATTCTGACCTGTCTCTGGATATGACAGTGTGTGAGGGCAGGGTTGCTTATCGAAAAGACGAAAAAAAAGACCGGACGAATCCGGCCTTTCGAGAATATCTGGTTCAGTAG